AGATAGGATTTGTTCACCAGCCACAAGAGGTAAAACAACATTTGTACATCCTTGATACACGGGCTTTATCACAAAATAACTCATTACGCCTGCAACAAGCATTGCAAGGATAGTAATGCCAATAATGAGTTTTTTCCATTTCAATAAAACATTAATGTAATCTCTTAATTCAACCTCTTCTTCCATAATTCCTCCTAATGCGTTATATTAACAACAACTTCTTTATATGACAGCCAATTGCCAAATTTATTTTCCATAAATTTAGGTGCCATTGCATATATTCTAATCCTATA
The nucleotide sequence above comes from Caldisericota bacterium. Encoded proteins:
- a CDS encoding Wzz/FepE/Etk N-terminal domain-containing protein — protein: MEEEVELRDYINVLLKWKKLIIGITILAMLVAGVMSYFVIKPVYQGCTNVVLPLVAGEQILS